One genomic segment of Ignavibacteriota bacterium includes these proteins:
- a CDS encoding DUF1858 domain-containing protein codes for MITKEIEIEDLVKQIPDAVVYLMENGIRCLRCGEPIWGTLENAAKEKGFTDSEISKFVSDLNNISS; via the coding sequence ATGATAACTAAAGAAATAGAAATTGAAGATTTGGTGAAACAAATTCCCGATGCGGTTGTTTATTTGATGGAAAATGGAATTAGATGTTTACGTTGCGGCGAACCAATATGGGGAACTTTGGAAAATGCCGCAAAAGAAAAAGGTTTTACTGATTCAGAAATTAGTAAATTTGTTTCCGATTTAAATAATATTTCATCTTAA